From the Streptococcus sanguinis genome, the window GCGCAGATGTAAGGCGTCGGCCGGACAATGAGATAAAGCCCCATCTCCTCAACCAACTTGAAGTATGCTTCAAAATCCAGCATGCCCTCTGCCTGAAACTGACCTTCCTGAGGCTCATGCAATGCCCAAGGAATATAGGTTTCTACCGTATTAAAGCCCAGGGCTTTGAGATTGTAAAGGGTATCTCGCCACTGGTCTGGATGAAGCCGGAAATACTGAATAGCTCCCGATAAAATCTTAAAAGGCTTGCCATCCAGGTAAAATTCTTCTTTAATTTCAAATTTTGCCATCTATCCAAGCTCCTCCTGTTTATCTGCCATCTTGACAAAGGGCAGATATATAGCGGTTGAAATAGCGATATTAACCAGCGAAAGAATAATTGCCCGCCAGTCGAAGGCTGTCGCAAAGAAACCGTAGAGAATCGGTGGCATGACCCAGGTGACGTTTTGAGTAACCGGCGCAACCAAGCCCATAGAGGTTGCAAAGTAGGCTACTGTTACCATGACCATTGGCGTCAGGACGTATGGAATAAACATAATTGGATTCAAAACGATTGGCAGACCGTACATGACCGGCTCACCGATGTTGAAGACCATTGGGAAAATTCCCAACTTAGCCACTTCGCGATAGTGCTTGTTCCGAGATTGCCAGAGAATGGCAATGGCAACACCAATCGCATCAAACCAGACAAAAGCACCGAAAGAATTATCCGTCCACATGTAAGGAATCGCATGCCCAGCCTGATAAGCTTCCAGATTGGCCAGCATGGTCACACCAAATAGACTAGCCATAACTGGCGCCAGCACATTACCGCCGTGCAGTCCGAAGAACCAGAAAATCTTATTGAGAAAGACAATGAGCAGTACAGCCCAGAAGCTTTGAGACAAGCTGAGAAGCGGTGCCTGCAAAATCTTATAGATCCAGTCAATCAACAGCTCGCCTGTCACCAGATTAAAGAGGTAGGTCGCAATTCCCACGACATACATGGCAATGGCAGCCGGAATGATAGACAGGAACGGCTTCATGATAGCTGGCGGAACGGAATCTGGAAGCTTGATAGTCCAGTTACGATTCATGACCTTACAAAAGATGATAACAGATACAAAACCAATCA encodes:
- a CDS encoding PTS sugar transporter subunit IIC yields the protein MQMSSLVDKWQARLMPIANKIGNQKFLVALRDSFIGTMPVIMTGSFALMVNAFLSDLPGQFGWTWISSTFQWLIDINWLVFKGSIPIVTLLFLFTFGVNIAKIYNTDKVSAGLVAVASYIITIGGSVTKTFELAGKTPGLSKAISKLPELKLDGSNLSVTINSVIPGDQISARGYFTAILIGFVSVIIFCKVMNRNWTIKLPDSVPPAIMKPFLSIIPAAIAMYVVGIATYLFNLVTGELLIDWIYKILQAPLLSLSQSFWAVLLIVFLNKIFWFFGLHGGNVLAPVMASLFGVTMLANLEAYQAGHAIPYMWTDNSFGAFVWFDAIGVAIAILWQSRNKHYREVAKLGIFPMVFNIGEPVMYGLPIVLNPIMFIPYVLTPMVMVTVAYFATSMGLVAPVTQNVTWVMPPILYGFFATAFDWRAIILSLVNIAISTAIYLPFVKMADKQEELG